Sequence from the Equus caballus isolate H_3958 breed thoroughbred chromosome 6, TB-T2T, whole genome shotgun sequence genome:
CCTTGCCAAATTTAACAAGCCATTATATTTTTGGCAATTGTATTACTCGATCTTCCTGTACCATTTGGAATCATTGACTATCTTTAGCCTGCTCTCCATGATGCCATACTGTTTTGGATTCCCACATCCTTATCTAACCAaagcatcattttattttcaccattTACTCATTTTTCACCTACTTCTAAATGTTGATTTATCCTAACAATCATAATCTACTCACCCTGGCTTAACAAGGCTTTACATGGTCTGGCTTCTACATTCCTCTACCCTGTCTTCAAATACTTGTTATATTAATCAATAAATCAACAATTCCCGTCTCTAATCTAGGCATGGCTCTTGATCCCCAGACACCTACTCCTACCATATACATGCTGATGGTCTATATCTACTTCCAAAAAGTTCACTCTGGATACACAGACCAATCTCTTGTCATCAACACTGATGTGCCACAAACACCTCAGTCTTCACCATTattaacaaacacacacacacacacacacacacagtcatagCCTAATGTTCTTCTCACACTTTCTAtaacatttaatgaaatatattcaCCAAGGGGAGTAAGCCTGATACCAAATGGTATCACTGATTCCGTTCTCTCCCTTACCCATTCAATTAAATGCACATTCTAGCAATTTCACAAATATGTTCCCTACCCTTCATTACTTCTTTCATGACGCGAAATCAGACAGCCATTGTCAGGAACCCTGATTCCTGAAACAATCTCTTATATCCTCCTCACTCACTTTATCATCTACTCAGACTGATCTTTCCAAAATCCATATCTGCTCATGTGACATGAGTCATGTTTTCCCCTCACATAAAATTTTCTAacagtttcctttgtttttaggGCAAATCTAAAATCTTTTAATATGGTACAAAAGATTCATGAAGTTGCATATTTAGCCAAACCTATTTCTAGCCACTTTTTTAATTTGCCTAGAAAATGAAattcttctaaaatataaatctgttcttttttcatGTTGCTCTCCACCTGCATGAGTCTTCTCTACCCTGAACCTCCTGACTCATTCCTACCTGTCCTTTGTATCATATCAATTATTATCTCCTACAGGATTGCTTTCTTGACCTCAGCATGTTATATGCATTCATCTGGTAGCTTCATGCCATTGTGCTAGCACtaataatgtttcttttaaaaactggttcatttaaaaagaaactttcccCCTTAAACTGAATTCATTGAGAGCtgacactttttaaatttctggtaTCATTGCTGCCATACATAGTTCCCAATCCATAGAAGATACTCAAAATTGTTTGCAGAATGAGTGAACCAAAGAATTAATAATCATCAGGAAAAAGATATTGAAAGCCAGTGTTGtgtgcaaattttttaaaaattgacatgaAATATATCAAAACCGATGGATAACATTTAATGATATAAAAAATAGAttgagtttattttcctttgtgatttcagCAGTATCTCAGTATGATAAGGAATGTAATATTCAAATAAAGATTCCTCCAATTCTCTGGTCATATGGAAAACCTCATCCCATATGAAAAATAagttagaatatatatatatgtaaacctTATTGTACATATCAGCAAAATTTTTGTGATGTTATTGTTGTCACATTATTTTGTGTGGCATAAAAACTAAGtgataacaaaataataaaatcttcaTCAACACCATAATGACtactaatatttttatagaatttacAGTTTACAAAGGTTCAGCAGAAGTTCCATATTTATagtaccttatttttttttaatcttggctCACTGTTCTCATAAGAAAGTATGTACCTGATACTCACACATATATCCTAAGCCTGTGATGGCcagcaggagaaaaaaacataTGATTCCCAGGATTATTGCAACACCACGCCATGGAAATTCTGTACAAGatcaaaaaaccaaaatatataGAAAGCATTGAGCATAGCAAAACTCTGAATTAGaccaaaatggaaatttattctgGGGTTAAAATTAGTATCAGTATTTATTGTGATCACATATCTCATTGAATATTACTTATAAATATACCCCTAAGTATAGAAAGAACCAGgcatataatataaatatatatggacaCAATtatcatgatttcatttttttcttacttgacATTATAATGTTttcagaaaacaggaaaacaaacagcaaagaaCTTTACCTCTTTTTTTGGGTGTTGGATGtcttttgttcttctgtttctttgaatatGGGAGTTTCAGTTCCGTGTATGTCActctctccttgctcatttctgagGGCTGCAGGCAAAGAATACAGCAAGAGTCTTTTGCAATGCTTAATAAGGCATAAATAATAACATTGAAAATGGCAACTTTCATCATGAAGGAATAGGGAGAGCTAAATGAACGATAAGTAGGAGAGTCTGAAATAAGTGATTTAAAGTAACCATTTATCCAGGAATATcagaaaaaatgatttaaatttcgCTTGGCGATACCTTACAACAGAGGTCTTACACAATTAAATAATGGTCCATTACAGTTTATAGGCATGTCATGTTAAGCTTtcactgtttttaaaatgaattcattgccacaatttaaaaattgatatatttcaTACTCATGAAAAATCTAGATATACATCTCCtcttgaaaaattatatttggtcACTTAGTGCCTGTATTATGCCCAAACGGCAACTATATTCTAACACTAAATAAATAGAGTAAGCCCCCTTTAGGAAGGACAAACAGATTCCAATTTGACAAACCTGCCAACCAGCCATATTGCCTTATGCCAGACCCCATTCAGTTGTTTATACTACCCCTTGAAACTTACAGTCACTGGAGTCATGACTTCTCTCTAAGAGTGTGAGAAGAATTCAGGTATCATGAGATTCAAGGAAAGGGGGTTTAGAAAATGACATTAAGTGAGCAAAGCATAACTTGTAATTCTAATGACAACGCTGCACAGTGatgattatttttcaattaatacATTAGGAAAACTAAGTCTCAAAGCATATAAATAATATCCCCAATATCAGACAACTAGTAAATGATAGTCTTCGGTtcaaataaatacacataaaatatttattgaaatatattttatatacaaatatatagtgTACAGAAATATACGTTTAGATGAGatatttattatagtttatttctttttatccaaAAATATTATCCTTCACTTATACTTAGCTTATATAaacaacatttttataaaaaatacgTAATAACCTTTCtcctagaaatataaataaatagtgattaaaaaggagaaacatttttcccaaaataatatttttggtaTCTCTGTAGAAAGAACCAAATGACTCTTCTTCCTAAGTATATTTGATTCTTGGGTTATTAAAATAGCTAAATATTTCACCACTTAATTACTTCATAATTTGAGAAAACTTGAATAATCATAAATGATGATAAAATGTATATACTATCATTTGTTTTTCAATAAGTACCCTCTCTACCACAATGCCAGATTACAAGATAAATCTTGTTTTAAGGTCATGTTTTCCTAATTAGATtttgcttaattattttttaattgaatgtctgtatacagaaacaagaaaacacatttgtaaaatgaaactGGATTTATTTTGATAGAAAAATAATCCTATTATCAAAACATTGAAACT
This genomic interval carries:
- the LOC102148941 gene encoding killer cell lectin-like receptor subfamily I member 1 isoform X3; this translates as MQPSEMSKERVTYTELKLPYSKKQKNKRHPTPKKREFPWRGVAIILGIICFFLLLAITGLGYMCKDYDPCQEKWFCCGNNCYYFSKEEKTWAESKMSYQDLCSSRTKVYDKQDQEFSADYT